GCCACGTCGCCTGCAAATCGAGTTGGGTCCGGGAGCTGGTCAAGTGGTACCACTACTCTACTCACGCTGTTGGGCCCTCCTGACCTGGCTGTGGCTGCCCATGACACGAGCACCCCTGTCAGTGCAGACCTGAGGTCCGGGAAGATTTCAGCCGTATCCAAGACTTCCACAGCATGTTTGGAGAACACTCTGGCCTGTTCCTCATGTCTGGGGTCAACACCAACTATCCTCATTCGCTTCACTCCAAAATTGACCATGGCCCTTGCTGCGAAGCCGACATTCCCTGGTGACTCAGGTTCGACTAGGACGACCACTATGTTGGAGAGGCCCGTCAAGCGATTCTCCACTCCTACTTGTGCAGCAGCTGGAGTATGTCCCCATCCTGCAGGGGATAGTTGAGCCCTACCTGTCTTCGCTTTATCTTGTCCTGTTCCCTCAGTATGATTGCTGCTCTGAATCTCTCCACGAACAGCTGTTTGTGGACCTTCGCTGCAGCATCCTCGACAACTGATCCCTCCGGCAGAACGAGCGGTTTCTCCTCTCTGGTCTTGCCAGGTATCTTGGTATAGACTCTAAGTATGTCAAGGTGTTCGTACATCATAGTTGTCATTACGCTGAGGTTCTCCTTCTTCAGGGCACTCACTGGTACCATGTCGAATCGGTCCCCGTACAAGTCCTTCAGCCTCTGGAACTGTGCTGCGGACCCAGGCATGTCTCCCTTTGTTGCGATAATCAGAGCTCGTACGTAGGCAACACTTGTATCGAGCGCATCAGCAAGCTGTTGAAGCGTGGCCCCGGGCATTTGAAATCTCACTATTACATTGGTTATCCGTCGAGCCTGTAAGTAGTCCACCACCTCGTCTCTGGAGCCTGCGAAGTTGTGGATACCATATATCATGTGTCCCCCGAGACCGGTCCTCTCGACTCTCACTGCCGTCTTGTCCTTGTTTAGTCGAATCCGGGCCCGGTCCAGTTCACCGAGAATCACGCTCATCTGCATCTCAATGTCCTGTGAGAGATCCACTACAATTGCAATACAGTCTGTATTACGTGCCAGCGCAAGCGACTGCCGACCAATGGTCGAGTCGTAGTAGCCATCAAACATACCCGGCAGCTCAACCAGCTGAATATTGACATCTTGGAAGGCCAGCATCGCGGGTGTGGGCACCGGAGTTGCAAAGGGGTAGTCCGCCACAAGGAGCTCGGCGCTTGTGACAGAGTTGATCAACGACGACTTTCCGCTCTTAGTGAGTCCCACTAAGCATATCTGTCCTGCCCCCTCCTTCCTTATGACCCCCTCCTCGTTAGCCCCACCACTCCGCCTAGCCCGTTCCTGTTCTCTCTTCTTCTCAACCTCAGCTTTCAGTTTGGCCAGCTTTCGTCGGTAGTCCTTTATCATCCGTTCTGCGCCTTTGTGATTTGGCGCAAGTGCGAGTAGCTTTTGGAGTTCCACTATACGCTGCTCAAGGTCTTCCGTGTCTTCGTATATCTGCCTCTGCTTGTCAAACTCAGGGGTAACGTTGGTCGGCACCCGCCTCACCTTTTGGGCAGCTCAATGTACTTCTCTATCCCTTATCGCGTATTATGAAGCTTTCTTCAGGTCTCACCACGTCCGCTGCGTGATTCACTTCGAGTATGAATCTCTCTGCTGACGATGGTCGCCATATGGGTGTCGTATCAGTACGCGAGAGTACGGCTCTGTGAAGGTGCAGTACATCATAGACGAAGAGTCCAGTCCCGCTGCTGGGCACTGTGCCGCAGGGAGCTTCCTCTGTAGCTAGGTAGACTCCACTTGAAGCCCACTCATCGAGTATACTCTCGAGTCGAGTCCTACAGACCACTATTCCGTTGTCCATCATGGCCTTCGACTCGTCTTCGATGCTCATGAGCAATCTATTCGCCTTCATCAGGAAAAAGGAGATTGATCGTTCGTCAGGTGAGACCCGACGCAGAGTCTTTCCGTCAAAGACAGTAGCACGAGTCTCGTCGGAAGCCCCCTGGGTCAGAATCACCATCACGGACCTGCGCAGACCTCTTGACAAGAAGAGCCCGATGTTGACACACCTGCATGCTACAACAGTCTGCCAAGGGTTGAGCCCTCTCGCGACAGTATCACGACTGGTGGGAATCTCATCCAATGCAACCAGAAAGCCCCTCTTCTGCATATGCTTTTTCTCGAACAACACTACATGCCAGGCAGCCCCGGAATGCCCGCCATTCCTCTCCTTGCCCTTCTCTGCCTACCGAATGTCTTTATCATCTTCTTTACGTTCTCATACTGCTTTAGGAGCTCACGTACATCACTCTGCCGCGTTCCCGAGCCCTTGGCAATACGCTTGATTCTCGACGCCTTGATTATCTTCGGGTCATCCCTCTCATCCCGCGTCATCGAGTTGATGATGATCTCAAACTTCCTCAGGTTCTCCTCCTGCAACGCAGTCACATCCTCGGGAAGTTCGTACTTAAGACCAAGCATCTCCATGACCTTGCCGATGGGGCCCATCTTCTTGACTTGCTTGAGCTGCGCCATCATGTCTGTCAGAGTCAGCTTGCCCTTCATCATCCTCATGGCGGCGTCCTCATCGAGTTCGAGCTGGGCCTCCTTCACTTTCTCGATGAGTCCCTGAATGTCAGACATACCAAGCAGCCGACCCGCGAACTTCGTCGGATTGAACGGCTCAATGGCGTCCATTCCCTCTCCCAATCCAATGAACTTGATGGGGGCCTTGGTCGCCGCCACGGCTGACAGAGCTCCACCACCCTTTGCTCCTCCGTCCAGCTTGGTGACAATTATCGACCCGATGCTGGTTGCTGACCTGAATGTTGATGCCTGTGCACCAGCCTGCTGTCCCAATGTGCCGTCCACTACCAGAACTATCTCCTGCGGGTTGATTGCCTTGGCAATGTCCTGCATCTCTTTGATTAGTCCGGTCTCCTCCCGATGTCGCCCTGAAGTGTCAACCAGAATCAACTCGACGCCGGCTTTCCTAAGCTCCTCGACACCCCTCTTGGCCAGCTTCGCTGCATTCTGTTCTCTCTCATCTCCGAAGAAGGGAATGTTTGACCTCTCCGCAAGCTGTTTCAGTTGGCTGTATGCTCCGGGTCTGAAGTTGTCTGCGCATACTACTCCTGTCCTCACTCCGCGCTTCTGGTAGTACCGAGCGAGCTTCCCTATTGTAGTAGTCTTGCCCGACCCCTGGATACCCACCATCATGACCACATTTGCTTTTCCCGGGTTAATAGTGAGCGGGACTGGTTTCTCCCCAAGGTAATACGCCAGACTGTCCCAAACGACCCTCACGACATGCTCGCGTCTTGATATGCCACGAGGCAGGGTCTCATCCAGTGCCTGTTTCCGGACCCTCTCGGTTATCGCCATCACCAGAGCGACATCCACGTCCGCCACAAGGAGTGCACGCTGGATGTCTTTGACCAGCTCATTGACTACCTCCTCGTCGATGATGCTGGCTCCCAGTATTCTCTTCAATGCGGAGTTCAGTGCCTTACCTAGTCCTTCAAGGACCACCTTCTATCACCGCTCAACTGTTCCTCACCGGGCACACCATATCAACCTTCGCTTCGACACTCCTCCGACCATGTCCGCGGCCTGACTGACTGTTTCCGATGGGTCTCCGAAACGGCGTCTTGGTCACATTCGGTTCCCAAAGGTGAGCATCCCGCAACCTTATCGTGCGACCTACAGGGCTGTTGTGTAGCAGGGGAAGGTCTAAAACGTGGTTCTACGCCTCCGAGGTCGAGCTGATACGAATGGCATGTGAAGAGAAGAGCGGCAAGATTAGAATCGTCAAGATTCGCAATGGGACTGTCATCGATCACATTCGGGCAGGAATGGCTCTAGAGGTGCTTCAGATTCTAGGGATAACCGGCAAGGAGGGCCCTGTGGTGACCCTTGCCATGAACATCTCCAGCAATAGGATTGGCAGAAAGGACATCGTCAAGCTGGAGGACCACTTTCTTGAAGAACATGAGGTCGCAAGAATCGCCCTTGTGGCACCCGAAGCCACGATAAACCTAATCAGTGAGTTTCAGGTAGTGAAGAAGACCCGGGTACAGCTGCCGGACACGCTGACTGACATCGTGATCTGCCCGAATGCGAGATGTATAACCAATCAGGAGAGAGAGCCAGTGAAGCCAAGTTACCAAGTCGTTTCCCGCATGCCCATACGACTGAAATGCCTGTACTGCTGGAGTTTCATCGATGAGGATCACATTGTCCGCCAGTTCACAGAACACCATACCATCTAATGTTTGCCATTCCTCCTGCCATCTATTCCAAACGCTTTTTTAGCACCATCTCGGAGCAGGAGAAGCACGCATGAAACCTGCGCGGAGTGCGCCTATGGCCAACGAGAGAATTGCAGTGATTGGTGATCGCGACACGGTGACTGGTTTTCGTATGGTCGGTGTCAGAGATGTATCAACACCCAGCTCACCTGAAGAGACACGTCGCGCACTGCTGTCATTCTTTCGAGACCCCAATATGGGTCTGATAATAATCACGGAACGGCTGGCAGAAACCGTGAACGACACAATCCTAGAACTCGCGCAGTCACCGGTACCCGTAATTCTTCTGGTGCCCGACCGAAGGGGATCTACTGGGACACATGAAGCGGTCCTGCGAGAGCTGATTCGCCGAGCAGTTGGAATTGAGATAGGCATCTAGTCGTCGTGGTGATAATAGTGACTGAGAATGTTGGAAGAATCGTGAATATTGCTGGGCCTGTTGTGAAGTGTACTGGGCTGCCTGCAGTCCGTATGTATGAAGTGGTTCGTGTTGGAAATGAGAAACTGATTGGCGAAGTGATTGAAGTGGGCTGTGACGAGTTCACAGTTCAGGTCTATGAGGAGACCTCTGGTGTTTCTCCCGGTGAGCCTGTGGTTGCCACAGGTGGGCCACTCTCGGTTGAGCTGGGCCCGGGTCTTCTGGGGTCAATCTATGACGGCATCCAGAGACCACTACCAGACCTGAAATCACTCTCTGGTGACTTTATCACCCGTGGGCTAAATGTTGAAGGGCTGAACAAGGAGAAGAAGTGGCAGTTCAGACCAACCGTGGCGGTCAAGTCCAAGGTGAAACCCGGGGACGTGGTCGGGGAAGTTCCAGAGACAGGAATAATAACCTCGAAGATAATGGTCCCTGTGGGTATAGAAGGGGAAGTGGTGAGCATCGCTCCCCCGGGAGCGTACACTGTGGTTGAGCCTATCTGCAAGGTGAAGGACCGGCAAGGCGACATCCATGACGTGATCATGATGCAGCGAACTGCAGTCCGTGTAGGGCGCCCCTACAAGGAGCGTGTTCCGATGGACACGCCGCTAGTCACTGGACAACGCGTGATTGACACATTCATGCCTCAAGC
The sequence above is a segment of the Candidatus Thorarchaeota archaeon genome. Coding sequences within it:
- a CDS encoding 50S ribosome-binding GTPase, translating into MPTNVTPEFDKQRQIYEDTEDLEQRIVELQKLLALAPNHKGAERMIKDYRRKLAKLKAEVEKKREQERARRSGGANEEGVIRKEGAGQICLVGLTKSGKSSLINSVTSAELLVADYPFATPVPTPAMLAFQDVNIQLVELPGMFDGYYDSTIGRQSLALARNTDCIAIVVDLSQDIEMQMSVILGELDRARIRLNKDKTAVRVERTGLGGHMIYGIHNFAGSRDEVVDYLQARRITNVIVRFQMPGATLQQLADALDTSVAYVRALIIATKGDMPGSAAQFQRLKDLYGDRFDMVPVSALKKENLSVMTTMMYEHLDILRVYTKIPGKTREEKPLVLPEGSVVEDAAAKVHKQLFVERFRAAIILREQDKIKRRQVGLNYPLQDGDILQLLHK
- the ffh gene encoding signal recognition particle protein; its protein translation is MVLEGLGKALNSALKRILGASIIDEEVVNELVKDIQRALLVADVDVALVMAITERVRKQALDETLPRGISRREHVVRVVWDSLAYYLGEKPVPLTINPGKANVVMMVGIQGSGKTTTIGKLARYYQKRGVRTGVVCADNFRPGAYSQLKQLAERSNIPFFGDEREQNAAKLAKRGVEELRKAGVELILVDTSGRHREETGLIKEMQDIAKAINPQEIVLVVDGTLGQQAGAQASTFRSATSIGSIIVTKLDGGAKGGGALSAVAATKAPIKFIGLGEGMDAIEPFNPTKFAGRLLGMSDIQGLIEKVKEAQLELDEDAAMRMMKGKLTLTDMMAQLKQVKKMGPIGKVMEMLGLKYELPEDVTALQEENLRKFEIIINSMTRDERDDPKIIKASRIKRIAKGSGTRQSDVRELLKQYENVKKMIKTFGRQRRARRGMAGIPGLPGM
- a CDS encoding aspartate carbamoyltransferase regulatory subunit; the protein is MACEEKSGKIRIVKIRNGTVIDHIRAGMALEVLQILGITGKEGPVVTLAMNISSNRIGRKDIVKLEDHFLEEHEVARIALVAPEATINLISEFQVVKKTRVQLPDTLTDIVICPNARCITNQEREPVKPSYQVVSRMPIRLKCLYCWSFIDEDHIVRQFTEHHTI
- a CDS encoding V-type ATP synthase subunit F, which produces MANERIAVIGDRDTVTGFRMVGVRDVSTPSSPEETRRALLSFFRDPNMGLIIITERLAETVNDTILELAQSPVPVILLVPDRRGSTGTHEAVLRELIRRAVGIEIGI